The Mastacembelus armatus chromosome 13, fMasArm1.2, whole genome shotgun sequence DNA segment CAATAAGTACAATTACCTTAGTCAGGAGGGTCATACAATTTCATCAAATTTCAAATTGAGTGCTCAGCTCATTTCTTCTGGTGGTTTAGTCACCCTTCTCCACCCCAGCAGGCTTCACCTGAGAGCTGTAAATCAGGGAATCCTTGTAGCCCACACACAGCTCTACCACAGGTGCTGGCCTTAGGCATCCTAGGGTTAACAGTGAGAGGGGTAAAGTGTCCAATAGAACATATGACACACCAAATATAAGGAGGACTTTAGCAGGAGCAAAGGTTTTAGCTACTTCAAAGGAATATAGTAGATTTAATCAAGTGAATATAGGATGTTTTGGatataaaacagcaaatgaaataGCCATTCAGTGTATTACACTGACAAGAATTTTACTTGCACATTGAAAAAGCCTGTACACTTAACCACTAAATCTGAGAGCACTAAAGAGCAGAGGTTAGGTGCCAACTGTGAGAGAGAGGTAAGGTGAGACTAGCTGTTAAGCTATTAAGACAATTAACAAAGTGGTCAGGAGGGGCCGAGCGGCAGAGAGGAACAGTCTAAAATGGCGAGAGATGAGGGTGTGAAGTGACAGTCAGCACATCTGGTCTCATCAATAATGCAGTGGGCCTTTAAACGGCAGTTTGTCGCATATTGAGCGCTGCTGACTGAAATCAAACCCGACACCTTAGATGCTGTCAGGGGAGAGTGGAGGGTGACAagaggggggaggaggtgggCAAGAAtaaagtgaggaaaaaaactTTTCACTGAGGTTCTCTGCTCTCTGCATCTGATCTAGTGTGTACTGAATAACTAGACAAAGTAGGAGTAGCATTagtaaaatgcaaataataatcataaattATTATAGAAATCGGTATTTATTATtgaaattaaagtttaaaatgtgattGTAAGAACAGCGAAAGTCTCAGAGGCTAAAAGCAAGTTAACACATTCACAACTGTAGAATCTTTGAATcacttttattattaaaatgaaaaagaagacTTCTCTACATGAAGTTGGTTTGTTGTATCTAATTAACTCTCAGAATACTACAAACATCATCTTGTTGAAACTATAGTTTAGTCTCAACAGTAATCCAACAATAATAAACTATtaccttcaaaaaaaaaaaaaaaaaaaaagcaaagcaaacagaaaaagaatgTTTTAGAAAAAGATAGTTTAGCTGGGCGCCTTTAGGGAGTTCATTTTCCTGTGATTAGAGGATTTCTTAGCACGACAATGACAGAGTCCCCCCTGAGGAACATTTTAGAAATGTAGCGGTCCTTATTCACAGGCTTAgacttcttctttccctttccgCTCTTGGGAACCTCCGTCCACATCTCCTTTACGTTCTCTAAAACCATGTTGCAGTGTCTGCAATGTCAGTGAAGACACAACAAATGAATTCAAATGATCAATTTCATGCATGAATTTATGTGCAATTTAATAAGCTTTTGAAATCTTCACAAAAACCACAATGTTCCTGCTTtgataatgacaaaaataacattttcaagtAACATCCCATGTCTGGATTTTACAAGAAAGCATTTTTTCCAGTGggacaaatgtgtttaaagatgaaaaataatataCTTGTAATCTTTCACTTTAAATATGTGCAGCTCTATCTGATATTTTTCAATAATAATCAAGACAGGAGTTTAAAAACAGTGTATTCAGGCATCTGGATTTGTATTGTATAAGCATTGCAGCTATAATGCTACAGCAGGTGAAATCCACTGGTGAAGGTGAGCACAATGAGGTacattaattatatatatatatatatatatttttttttgtttgttttgtttgagatgtgtataaaaaaacaaccaaagaaaCTTGTTATTACTACCAGTAAAAACTGAATCAGAAtttaataaatctgaaaaaaaagaaagaaaagggggaACAACtacaaaactattaaaaataagTGGTAATCTCATATTATACACTTATATACAGTAAAAGGTCAGTGACTGGGCTCAGTACCTGTCAAAAGCCTTGACTCTTCCAAGCAGCTTCTTGTTGTTGCGACAGTTGATGAGAACCTGTGTGTTGTTCTTCACAGACTGGGTGAGTACAGACAGGGGGCCAGTGTTGAACTCCTCTTCCTCTCGTTTCTGGAGCTCCTCAGGGGTCATCTCTGACTTAGGTTTTGTTAACAGACTCctgaagaaaaacaccaaatgCCAATCAATAAGTAATAAAGGcattttttatattgaaatggtagaaacacagaaagtaCTAATTAAGCAGCTGCAAACAATATGTATTTTTCTACAAAATCACTTTCATTATCATAATAGTTAAACATTTATCACCTAATCAGTGAATTAACAAATGATCACTGCAAGTCTTCTTAACAGACTGTTGCTTAagcctttgcttttttttgaCTTGCAGAAAATTGCCCATTGTGCTACTGTGTTTTAACGTATATTACCGTGTCATTCTgttggaaattattttttttttataatttgttgAGTCACGTTTTACAcgagaaaatgaaataaacatcaaaTTTAGATATCAGAATGTGGCTGCCAGCTAGTTAGCACATGTAGAAACTATACACACTTCAGAAGTCAACTGGTGCAGTACACTagtataaataaagaaatgtttgaaTTAATTGAGTTTTATCAGAAAATGGATCAGCGTATTGTACCATGTGATTTTACCTATTCgctgtcttacacacacacaaatacacacacttgtGTTTATGTCTTCGTGAGGACACTTAGACATAATGCACTCCTTAgacactaaccctaaccatcacaattAAATGCCTAACTCTAACCTAAACCcaattctaaccctaaccctaaaaccaagtcctaaccctcaaacaggagtctggaaaaaagtgaggaccggaaaaaaaaagtcctcaCTGCGatagaaaaatactgaaaatggtcctcacaaaaacagaagtacaagtacacactcacactgctgGATGCcgttttatttgtgtgtttattattatttatttgtttagtggGGGTGAGGTTGTAATAAAGAGACTAATGCCAAACAAGAGAACACATGCTCCAACATGTTAGCTGTTAGCATATGGCTAGTTAGCTTAAACCAGTGCCATTGTGTGACACCAGACACGTAACTTTTAGACTTAAACTTAAAATTATGAATTTGGCTTTTTCAAACAGTACAGTTAAGACTATTGTAACACAGCTGGGTCTGGAAATACACAGCAGAAAGTATATAAAGGGTTGATCAAATGAAGCTAGCTGGCCTCGGCTCCTATAGCTGCCTCCATAAAATGCTAAGCAGCTTAGCATCGTAGCTGCGATCTACTTCGGCTCAAGGcctaaaaacaaatattctcCCAAATAGAAGCTGGTCGTGGTAGATACTTACATGGTTGGTGGtgtaaaaacacttttcttaGATCGCAACGTTAACCCACTCGTATCCACGACGATTCCACCGGACTCGAGTGGAACGAACTGTTTCCGGGTCAAGGAGTACGCGCTTCAAAATGTTGGAATAACAACCGGGTCACCACAGTGTCGTAAATCTGTCCACACAACTTTTATTATCCCTCACATCAGTAGTTTgcaatttattattattataattataattgttGCTTGGGTTAGTGACTGTCACCTtatacacattgaacacataGATGCATCGAATTAATGACAGCGTTGCAGGAAAAGAGATGACAGAGGGAGAAGCCAAAGTCATATCACAGACCAAAACAGATAAgtctttgttttgctctttaaCACAAGAACGAGGGAAAGTGTCTGTgtaaaaggggggggggggggggggggggtggaggcTACACTATCTACACAGCAGCAATAAGACACTGAGATTGGCTTTCtggaaagagacagacagacgcCTAAGGGTGTACAACCCACCCACTTCATTTCACAGGGTGGTGGATCTACCTGTGGAAGCCACTTGCAGCAGATAATGGCAGCCTCTGTGTTGGTAAGAGAGGGGAGTGTGGGGGATTGATTTTCAGAGCTGTACTACAACTGTATAAAACAGCTCAGCCAAAACCTACATTGACTTCAGACTTAGGGACCGAGTAACAAGTATTGTGTTGGGAGGGGGGCTAAATCTtcttatttgatattttaaaagtaaGCCTCTCCCAGATGTATTGTAATACTTTTTATAACACTGGTTAGGAAAACTTAAGTAtacaactttttattttattttatttttttttacatcttttccTTTACCTCATGTGGAGAGATAGCATTCAatcacaaaatttaaaaatccacatctattctgtttttcaatATGGGCATACTGGTTCTGAAATCTGATCTTGATAGATAAAATGAAGTGGTGGCACAGAGACGGCACAAGTGTCTCTTTCACATGGCTAAACACACCTTTTCTGCATCTTGATGAGTCTGCATCTCTATGAGTAGCAAAATGAAAAGACCTTTCCCTGCTCACTTGAAAAACATACAATACTTCCATGcaatttttatatttgtcaggggagggggctggagccaatcccaggtgTCAGGCGAGAgacggggtacaccctggatagcTCACCAGTCCgtcacagtgacacacagagaaagacaaacactcaaattcacattcacacctatgagCAGTTTAGAAACTGCATTTCTTTGGGCTTTGGGAGGAAGCTGGATTACACtgagaaaacccacaaaatgcaaactccatacagaaagaGCCCTGGGCTACAACTGGATTTGAACCCAGAGCCTTCATGCTATGAGGCAATTATTGTACAACCCCTCACATAATTTAACCTTAAACGATATAGGctagatgaaaataaaactaaaatgtattATGATAAAACCATCCTGATATTTATGTGCTACTGGCACAACTTTATGCACATGATCAACAAAATTAGCAGCAACACATATTAATCCAAAGCCAGCAGGTCCGTTAAAGAGACACAATGTTTGCAGGGGTGATGTCGGGCCTATGGCTCCGTATTATTAAAGCCGTCAGAGGAAGGTGACTATTTATTACAGTAACAGCAAACAGTATCTTCTTACTCCTTCCTTGGGGCTAAAAACTGTACCTCACACCACAAACCTGTTGATTCCCCTGCCTTCACAACTCCTAGTCACACcagtaatgaaaatattatCATCTTCCTATCTGTCTAGTTTGCCAACAGTGACGTTACCTGATCCAGCCCAGTCTGTTTCGACCA contains these protein-coding regions:
- the snrpd2 gene encoding small nuclear ribonucleoprotein Sm D2 gives rise to the protein MSLLTKPKSEMTPEELQKREEEEFNTGPLSVLTQSVKNNTQVLINCRNNKKLLGRVKAFDRHCNMVLENVKEMWTEVPKSGKGKKKSKPVNKDRYISKMFLRGDSVIVVLRNPLITGK